catctTTGGACTTTTAGATACTATTGGaatggtattttttcttttctaagcagGGAAAATGATGTTATAAAAGCATTTTTCTGTTACATGTTTGCATTCCTCCGCATACTCTGGTGTTTTAAAAATgcgaaaaatatatatacatttttttgtacaaaaacttaaaagattaaaaaaaaatggcctaGTCATTTGTGTGGAAGAAGCCTGTAACATACACTGGAATGATGGATTAAGAGACAACTGAGACCAATTTTCATCCTTTtactgaggaggaaaaaaaatatttaatatttttgttgtatAAGGAATAGCGCCCAAGGCAGGTCCTTCTACTCCTGACCTCAGCCCCATGCGCTCCTGCTTTATAAAGCTATAGGACAGAGCAGAgttggaatggaaaaaaaagtagAGTAGAAGACAACAAATTGGAAGGGAGCAGGGGGTGCAGAAAGAATGACAGCCACATGTGTACCCAATACTTTCAGTTCCTGCAGCAAATCAGGATGGCAACCCAGTCCCTACACTGGCCAGTGAGGATGCAGGAGAAAATGTTCAACACTAAAGGAGTGACAACAGAAGTCTGGGCCACAGCTACAGCCGGGAGGAGCCAGAGGGAAGAGGACCAGGTTTTGCTTgtgtcacacagctagaaaattCCCCCGCCACCACTGCCGAGGCACACCTACAGTCCACCCATTTTCTTGTCTCACCACACTGTacatccctcctcctcctggagaATTCAGACACTGCTAGACACTCCACTCCGGGATAAGGCCGAGCAGTCCTAGTTCTCTAGACTGCCTCTTTTCACAAAGATTGGATTAGGGTAGGTGAGAAttgtgaagattttaaaaataaaacccagagaAACGTCAAAGCTGCCACCATGTAGCACCAGCAACCAGTTCTTGCACGGTTCTTCCCTGTCTCGATCCCCTCCTGCAGAAGACAGCACAGCTCTGTCTTCCTCGTGGAGTCTCTGCTGGCACCAGGTTATAACCTGGACGGTGGGGAGTGTCTGCCTTAGGCTAGTTTGTGCAAGAGGGCCACCTTAGGTCTCCTTGAGGACATTTATCTTAGCACAGATCTTGAGGGCAGGACCCAGCTTGATGTTCATGGCACTCATGAGATGTTCCTCTTTAAGTAATAAGAGGGCCTGTCCATCAATCTCCTGGGAACGAAACTCCTCTGCAATCTCTTGGCAACCTAGGAGGAAACGGTGGGGTATGTATGAGAAGCTACATGGTAGCACCAAAAGTACTTGTCCTAAATCCAGTGATACAGTGGCCCGAGAtggcaagacatggaagcaaaatgAAACcagagcaacttttttttttttaagccaagatAAAAGAACTAAGGTGTTCCACCAACTAAACTGTTCAATTCAGATAActtgaggaagagaagagagagagcaaAATATAGTGTTTTGACACTGGCAAGAAAATCAGCTTTCATGCCATCTTTAAGGGCCCAAAATTCAGACAAAATAGCAAGGAGGGTAGGATGGTTTTCCTTTCTGGAGAAAACTACCCCTTGTCaagtgcatgcatatatatatgttcagtccCATCtgtccccatggaccatagcccaccagggtcctctgtccatgggattctccaggcaagaatagtggagtgcatTGCCTCTGGTTCTCTGGGGGACCTTCATCATACCATACTTAAGCCTCTACGTTTCCATTTACAAAGCCCTGTGGGATGGCCTCACAAAAACCATAGGAAAGCAATACAGATGACCCAGGTTCTGGTGGACAGGCCCTTGATACCTTGTAGAGAAGCAATGAACTCATAGACCTCCTCTACGCTCCAGCGGCTAGGATTACTGGATAGGAACACAGGGTTGATGCCATGTAATTCTGgggtgggtggagctgtgttgGGATTCCCCAGGTCACGTTCTCCATGCCCTGCTCTCACGGATAAAGGCCCGGGAGATGTTGGAGAGAGTGCTTCATCGTAACTGGAATTATCTGAACCCCGGCTAGAGTCCTCTTGACCCTACAGGAAAAACAGTGAGGTCATAAGTAAGCGTCATGaggtctccctctctcccccgaCCCTGGGTTTGAGGCACAGAGAAAAAACTAATCCCAGCACAAGTAAAGCACTCTGTACTTAATGTGCAAATGCCCGAAGTCACGAGTCTGCTCTCAAGTGCCCTTCAAGTGTGAACTGTGTCCCTCTCTTGGTTCCCTCTTCTGCCAACAACTCCCCTAGATTTTTCCTCCTCTAACAAGGCATAAGGATTAACAGAAACAACAGGTAAATCAGATGAGAAGAGACAAAAAGATCAGGATTTCGGAATCTGGAGTGATGTGATCCACGTGAAACCAGAGTTCTGGTCTCACACTTTTTTCCCAGGGGAAAGGAGCTGCCCTGCGGGAGAGCAGAAGGAAACGCCCAGTTTGCAGCATCACGCCCCACACTGGTGGCTCACTCGGTGGCGCTTGCCCTGGATCTTGGCACGGGCGATGTCCGAGGAGCCACGGCGGGGTCCGCGCCGGCGAACACGGGCGTAGTTGGCTTCctgaaattctttcatttttttcctcttcagccGGAATTGGTGGCTACAGCTCACATTATACCTGTGGGTCAGGGAACGTACAGGAGGTCAGGGGTTCTGCTATGCAAAATCGCCTTTCTCCCCTGCTCTACATGTGAACTAGGATTTTAGGGACCAATTTGGGGAAGAGAATGAAGGCGGAGACGTTATCTCGAGCAGATCCTGGGCAAGGGGTGTCCGAGGAAGAAGGGTGAGACGGGGGTCTACTGTACCTCTTAGCGCAAGTCATGGAGCAGAATCTCTTGGAGCCGCGGAACTGCTCGGCGGGGGCGTACTTCCCACAGTACTCGCACTTCAGGAGGTTTGCCTTCTTATCTAGCTCTGAAAACAAGGCAGGGCTGCATGGCTTCCTGCTGCCACTCAGGCCACCCTCAGGCCCAGTGCTGGACTCTAATTACTCTCAGCGTTCCCCCCAAAGACCTACTCAGCCTAACTGAGAATCCCGAAAACAAAGTTCAAAATCCAAAACCATAAAGACCTGTCCCTCGAGACGTCACAGTCTTCCTAACCTTAAGCCAGATGATCTCCACTTTAAGTGACTAATTTCTTCATAATTCGTAGTCTCAGATTTGACTGCACTTTTCCACAGGAGAGAGGAACTAATTACTAAGGCCTGGAAAGATACGCGAtttcttcctcccccacccccacccccccacacagaCACAGAAGTTTTCAAAAGCAGGGGAGGGGAAATGTAAACAAGACTCCTTAACATATATTACAGGATCTAAAATAAGGAGAACTGGAAATTAAGAAACAGCCTATTTCAGATTATCCTTTGAAAAATATATCCTTATAGTAAATAATCCAACAGATCAGCTTGATAAAATTCCCCTTAACCCTATGGAACAACTTCAGTGTAATTCGACGTATTCTGATGTAGATGGACTTCATATAATTCCAACTTGAAAGAGTTAATTCCTATTTTACGCTAAGTCCTCAAACACATCTCCAGCAGCCTCATCCCTAGATGGGTCTCTAAATGAATACTCACCAGCAGATGGGCTGTCCCCACCCAAGGGACCACCTGACTGATTCTCATTCAGTCCTGTGGTGAGGCCAGTCTGCAGGGGCTTCTCAGACTCTTTCAATAACTGAGAACAACCCACCTGTTCCAGAAAAAGGTGAATTACATTAGTCTCACTCCTTTCTACAGCTTTCCCCACCACTTCTCTCCACCAAGTCTTTGCCTCGATCTCAGAGTTAATGGCCAAGTCCGACGCAGACAGAACCATTTTCAATATGGCAATCTAGAGTCTCTTAACTGGATCTTTTCAGATTAGCCGCTGGAGAAGGGGCTCCTACCCCAGCTCCCTATTTTGTCCTTTTCCTTCCTAAACTGCAGGGACCACACTTGGAAACAAGAGACCTGTGTTCTAAGTCCTGGCTCTGCAACTCATGGTATCCAGAAAAGTCTCTCAACTTCTCCACAATTTTGTTCACTATGAAAACAACCTaattagagacttccctggtggtctagtagttgagcctccaagctcccaatgcaggaggcccaggtttagtccctggtcagggaactaggatcccaagTGCTGTACAATGCCCGAATGCTGTACAAAGGGgcccaaaaacaaacaaagaccCACCATGACAGCCTTAAAGgtcacttttttcctttgcttctcctcTCCCCACTATTTTCAGTTCCTGGTCTACAtagtctttcttcttcttttcccttccttcttcaaaGCTAATCCTACAAACAACAGAACTGAACCGTTCTGTAATAATTAAATAGTTCTGAGCCTTCTGAGTCTCTGGAGTTTGAAAAGACAGCCCACCAGACCAAGTCCCCACGTGAAAACCCCACCTTCTGGCCCTGCCCTCACCGGGAAAggctctgctccttcctggatAACGAAGCCTTCAATGATGTGGGTGAGGATCTGGGGCTTCACAATGGCCTGGGGGGGCTTGGAGTCACCCATCTGTCTGGACACCATGGCCAGCGAAGGAGGGGGCACTGATGGGGCGGGAGCCAAAGCTACAATGTCACTGCTCAGGGTGTTAGCATTCGTGCTGGTCACTGGCTCAGCTTTCTCTAGAAAATAAACACGAGATTAAGGAATGGGGAGAGGATGACCTAAGAGATCCAACGATGAGCCAAGCCAGCCTGATCCTCCCCAGTAACACATGTTCCTCTCTGATCAGTCATCCTGGCTTCCCTGTGTCCAGCTCTCCTCCACCAAATTCAGGCCCACATTCTAATGAATCAGACTAAACTCTTAGCTCACTCAGAGCTTTCATCTCATTTCTGTGCACTCAGCAGTCCTGCAGAAGTCCATTCCTCACCTCCAAGACCGCCCTTCTCCTCCATGGCCTTCGGGCTCTCTACCACTGGAGATGTCTTCGCAGGAATCATTGAACTCAGTGTGGAGACGTCATCTCGCTCCTCCTCAGACTCAGCCTTGCGCTTTACAGCCAGTGTCTGGGGTTTGCCCTATAAAGTGAAGAATAGGAAGGAAAACAAGATTTATGAGCAAAGGATAATGAGGAAACGCAATTACTCCCACACTGTCCAAGAAAATTTTCTTAGTTCTAGATTCCCCAGTGTGTGTATGTCCCATGGTACAGTAAAATTTCTGGTTATTACCAACAAGTGTAATTTCTACATCAAGACAAAAGAACATACAACATTATTTAGTCCTGACCTAgacctggagacctgggttcatcacAGCCCAACCAAGAATTGTTTTTTCAAAAATTGATTTTGGTGGTTAAAGCTGTATCTTAATATAACTTAGTATAGATCCAAAAATACAGAATTTCATGTAGGAGTACAAGATTCAGGTATTATATACGTTGATGTCTCTTCTCTTATGAAAGACTGAATGAATACACACCAGGATCTTAACCTTCCATTAAACTCTCTTACAAAAGAAGCACTAATATCCTAACGTTCTCAACCCTTTATTCCCTTCAGAAATTAAGCTCAGGTCCTCTTGAGAATGACATGCGCTCACAATCACGGGGCAACACTCACCGGCAGGTGCACAGACTGCATGTAGAAGGCGGCAGGGACCTGCGCGACCACCGGTGAGGAGGTGGTTGCCCCTCCCTTCACCACATGCGCCGTCCCCTGCACGGGGGCCAGGGTCATCCCTGAGGCCAACGTGGGCGGGCACTCCTGCAGCGCACCCGGGGCCTGGGATGAAGGCGGCGAGGAGGCCAAGTGGGCCTGGCCCGGCGGCACTGTGCCTGGCATCCCCCGGGAAGTGGGGACGGCAGCTGCCAGCTGGGCCAGCCCCAAAGCCTGGGCCTGGGCTGTACCCGGCTGCCGGGTGCCCACCACCTGCACAGggatgtggggtgggggctgctgggCGGCAGACATCTTGGCAGCCCCTAGCTGAGGGGGCTTGAGAGGGGCTGCCGGCGGTTTGGACTGGATGGGGATGGGGGGCTTGGGGGCGGGGTCTGGCGGCAGGGACAGGGGTGAAGACTGCAGCATGGGCTGGACAACCAGGGTCTGGGCTGGCTGCTGGGACGGGGACGGCGGAACCGGCTGGGTCGGGGGACCCGGCGGAGGCTGCGGGGCAGTGAGGGTGGTggcctgctgttgctgctgctgctgctgctgctgctgggccagCTGGAGGTGCGTGGCCGTGTGTAGAAGCTGGGACTGGCGGTGCGGGaactgctgctggtggtggatAGCGATCTGCTGCTGGATCACCACCTGCTTCTGCTGGAGgtggatctgctgctgctgctgaatcaGGGAGTGGGGCTGGATCTGCGTGTAGGTAGCTGCAGGAACGAGCCCCCAGAGGCACAAAGGGAAGGGAGAGCAGACGTGAGCATCATCATCAAAGGTGCCAGTCAAAGCAGCCTTCCATGGTGTACATAGTTGTAGACTCAAACTACGAATGGAAAGCGAGCTGGAGGGGCCTGACAGGCTGCCTGGTTTACACTCTTTCCTCTGAGTCGGACGTTAACAACCATCTCAAGCCGTAAAGCTGTCAGAGAAAGACCACCTTTGCTCAAGCATGTAACAGTCCTCAGTAATTTCTTGCATTTatctaactcttttttttttttctctttacttaaATCCTGTTACTTGGCACTTAGCAAGGACAATGGCGGGCCCAATCTCATATTCATGATTAGATTCTGCTCCTCAAGCACAAAGTCCACATTTCATTCGTTTTTGCATCCCAAGAACTCAGCCCAGGGCCTGATACACGAGAAACACTTAACAGGTTGTCACTGAAAGACTAAATATCCATAGAGGTAAAGATACCAACATCTTCCCATGATTGCCTCGGGTCTCCATGATTCATCAGTTTAGGTCACCACCCATGAGAAATTTTAAGAGTCAGCCACTGTGGGCTCAGACATGACCCAGTTCCCTCCACTGTAAACTGGAGATGTGATCTCCCCTGCTTCACACCCTACCAGAGTGCCCAGAGACTATATGTGACATGAAAGCACTTTGGTATTACAAGTGCCATAGTTTGTAAAGTGCCATACTAGGTGTTAGTAAAACAACTGatagtagtgaagtcgctcagtcgtgtccgactctttgcgaccccatggactgtagcctaccaggctcctctgtccatgggattttccaggcaatagtcctggagtggattgccatttccttctccaggggatcttcccaatccagggctcaaaccgaggtctcccacattgtagacagacgctttaccgtctgagccacagggaagtccaaactttttttttaagtcattcagtcatatatgactctttgcgaccccatggactacataaagtccatggaattctccaagtcagaatactggagtgggtagcctttcccttctccaggggaccttcccaacccagggattgagcccaggtctcccacactgcaggcagattctttacaaatttGGGGAGTACATTATTCAAACACACAACACTTAAAGTACTAGAAacaaggaagcaaaaataaacactacCAGATAGGGTACACACATCTAACTCTATCCACAGCCTAAAAGCAAGCACTACCCTgggttattactattattttttttaatccttaccatccttgagtgagtgagtgaagtcgctcagtcgtctccgactctttgcgaccccagggactgcagcctaccaggctcctctgtccatgggattttccaggcaatagtactggagtggattgccatttccttctccaggggatcttcccaacccagggactgaacccgggtctccggcattgtagacagacgctttaccgtctgagccaccagggaagtccttaccaTCATAAAGATGATCACAAGTTGGACCATATTTAAGCAGGGCTCTATCTGCTTACCCTAAGCACTCGAAGGCACAGTCTTTGCTCTACACTGCCAACTGACCAACAGTAAATGTGTGAGGAGAGAAGTCATCCCTTATGATACATTGCAAGCTCCATAAGCAGAAGAGTCTGTTTTTCAATGATGTATTCCAGTACGATCCCTAGAATACAGCAAGCTATTCAAAAAGAACTGAGTgggaacttccccggtggtctagGTGTTAAgattccaccttccaatgcaggggacaggggtctgATCCTTgatggggaactaatatcccacatgcctgggaCAATTAAgactgcaccacaactagagaagccggtgcacagcagtgaagaaccAAATGCTACAACGAAGACTGTAGCGCTTAGTtgtatgctacaactaagacgcAGAacaaccaaatttaaaaaaaagaaagaaaagaccctaGTGAATGAACGCGTAGAGGGAGTAAATTGAAGAAGTCAGGACCTAAGAAGGAGACAAGGCAACTTGTAAACTGACTGCTGCCTGGCAGAGACAGACAGGATCCCTCTCTGCTACCTGTCATCCTGTCTCCTGGACTAATACAAACAAGGTTTATGTGATTCTTCCCTTCCACTGTTTCAGGACCAAAACGAGCAAGGGCAAAGACACGTACCCTGCAGACTTCAAGCCAGCCCTGAGGGAATAAAAACATTATGGGAGACAGAGTACCTGAGCTAATGAGGGTCTGGCTGGGAGCAGGAGTGGCGGTCCGGGTGAGGTTCATGCCCACGCTCTGCTGACCGGTCCCGTCTGCTTCTGCTTTCTTGGCTGCTGCGCTTTCGGCTTCTGTCTGGCTGCCCTGACTCACAGTCACGGCCTGGGCTGCAGGCAAGGGCTGCACCACTCCGGTGCCCTTCCTGGGGCAGCTCCCACCACCACCCATTCCTGAGGAAGGCAACTGCCCCAATCCCCCAGGAGcctggccacctcctccaggacccATGGACCCTGGGATGTTAGTCCCACTGCCTCCACCAGCTTGACTAAGGTTGAGGGACTGGCCTGAGGCCCCAGAGGAAGCCTGAGCCACCGCAAGGGCCTGGCTAGAGGCCTGGGAGAGGCTGGAGACAGAGGAGGCCCCAGGAGGGATGGCCTTCTGAGCAGAGCCTTGCATTTGGGGTCCTTGGGCGGAGGCCTGCTGGTTCCTGACGGCCAAGTTCTGCACCTGAAAGATATGAAGCAAAAGGCAGATTGAGAAACCGGGGGAGCAAGGGCCACTAAAGCAAAAGACTACTGAGTCAGAAGCAGTGACGACAGCTACAGATACTCCACGGCCCCCCTCAGCTGTACCCTCACCTGTACAAACACAGAGAAGGCCTTCCCAGAGAGGAGCTCtcaagtcatatctgattctcaGTCTCCTTCATTGTGTATAAAATCTGTCATCAAGTTTGGTAATTTTATTCCTTCCAAATGTCTCAgactttccctttcttccccattaattcattcaacatctACCAACTACCAACTATGCTGCAGGTACCGCACTGGATATTGGGAATGCAGAGATGAAAGACACAAGCCCCTGCTTTTAATGAGTACTTTCTACTCGAGAAGACAAGAAAACCAAGTTACGCCATGCACAGATATGCACCCAGTGCTAGGGGAGTGCAGAGGAGGAACAGTAGTAACTCAGACAAAGCGCATGAGGGAAGACATTCTAACACAGGCGATGTCTGAGCTGAAAACCAACAGGGTGTGAAGACACAGGTAACAACAGTGCAGGACCACCAAGCCAAGAAAGAGCACCGTGTTTTTGGAAATAATAAGTATTTCATTAAGCTTGGGGCAGGCTGGAGGGAGTGGCAAGAAATGAAGCTGGGCAGGTAGGTGAAGGCTAGAAAGAGGCCAGATCTTGAAGGGCTTGGaatgttaaaatgataaattccCAGCAcagagcacagtgcctgacagacTGCAACTAGTCCAGTGTATCAATGGAGAGAAGGGATGACAAGCTCTTAATAAATCACAGGAAGTCACTGAAgaatattcatcagaaagacCACGATCAACTCTATCGTCGAAACCATTCTTTGagtgcagccactctggaaaacagctgGCATTTTGTCCTAAAGTTGAAATAGTCACACATGCTCTAACCCAGGAGCCCCACAAGAGAAGTGCATGTGTAAGAACGGTCACAGCAGCACTAGTCATCCTAACAAAAGCCTAAAAACCAACCAAATGGCCACTGCCAGAATAAGAGAATGGATGAACTGTAgtatattcacacaatggaatattacacggAAATCAAAACCAAGTACAATGGCACATGCAACAATACAGATGGAGTCTGACAATAAGTCGTTTAATGAAGGCATTCCCCAAAGGATTATACACAATGTAAGTACCTTACAGATTTAAATACAgatttatatttgttatatatatatatatatatatatatatatatatatatatatatatctccacatgGTATCTGGAACTTGCTTCTAAATAATCCACAGATGAAGGGAAAGGGCCTGGAGAAATTGACCACATGTCAATAAATGCTAAAGTTGGATGGTTAAGCACTTACAGATCcgtatttctttctgtttttgtatctGTTTGAAATGTTCcatattaaaaagaacatttcagaaaTATAGTAAAGGCAGTAAAGCTATACAAAAAGGGTTACAGGGAAGAATGAATCAGAATGAAAGTCACCATGGatgagcaggggcaggcagggGAGCTCCATCTGGAGCTGGGGGTGGCTTATAACATGATTAAAACTTACagagtaaatgttttaaaaagtggacCATGAATGAACCATTGATGAGAGGATGCCATGAGCCAAGGATTATTATGATTCATCAAATTCTATAGGCCAGAGGTATAATTAAAAATGTTAGGGAAGTTTGTgagagaatgaatatatgtatgtgaatgcctgagtccctctgctgctcACCTGGAATTATCACAACAAATGTTAATAGGCTGTACTCcgatacaaaatataaaaatttttttaaagtaacaatgcatattttcttattaaaaaaacttATCCTGATAGCAATATGGGAGAGGATTAGAGGCAGAAGCAAATAAGGCTGAAATTAAGAGGCCAGTTAGGAAACTAATAGAGTAATTcaggtgaaaaataaaaagaacccaAATTCAGATAACAGTAATAAAGTAGAGGAATAATAGCTTTTGGGAGAGATTTACAAAAATCATCAGGACTGGGTACTGGGCCACTTACATATTACCTGGCAATCATGAAGATTCTTCCTAACAGCTTCCTTCCCGTTATAGCTATTTAAAACTTTCCTCCTCTCCGTTACCTCTGAACCACTTCCTTTCCCCTCTCACTGTTCACTCCCAGAAATGATAACACCACCTCTGGTCCCACCGCAAACCTGGCCTTATACCTCCGTCAGCCCCCATCATTCTCCCCTCACCCCAGCcgccttctctccttcctcctatCAAAGGCTCACTAGGCTCAGGATCTCATTCCCTCCTCCTCAATTGTTTCCTATCCCTTCATTCACCTCTCCTCTGCTGGCTCCCTCCCACCGCCAAGCCTGAACCCCTTCCCCAGGCCCAGCTTCACCCTCCTCTCCTGTTCCTACATTCAAGGCTGAGGAATGTCGCCTGTCTGATCACAAAGAGAGCCAAACTCAAACACTCACTGTGTCCAGGCACTGTTCAAACACTTACACACATCAACTCACTGAGTCCTCACAACATGCCCTGGGACAAGTATTTTATAACAGCTATTTAATAGACAAAGAAATTGTGGCAAGAAGATGCTGGGCCATTTGCAGAGGTCACAGTAAGTCACAGAATTGGAATTGACCCTAACGAAGATTCACACTTTCAACCACTACTCTGTCCGTCCACAGACCAACACACAAACATCTGATGAATAGATTATAAGTGAAAGAACTGCTATGGAAGCAGGTTCTGCCTCATCCTGACCCCACCACTCCTACTGTAGTCTAAACCAAAGGCCGTATCTGTAACTGACCCCAACAGTTTCTCAGCAggttccttcatttctcttccttctccaggcacaGGCCCCAAAATCAGTCTTTCTCAAGTAGTTTCCTGACCCTCTTAATCTGCTGTTCAAGTCAGCAGTGCCACTGCTACCTACGAAGTCACGTGGCTTTCAGATTTGTCCTTAACAATGCCCTTTCCTGCCACAGGCTTGTCTCCACTTTATTCACTCATCTCCAACTCACAGTCACATAGCTGAGTAGTCAGGCTTTGACACATGCTATTCTCTCTCTCTAGTGTTCATGCTACTCCAAATCAAATGCCACCCATCCTTTCAGAATCTGCTCAAGTTCACTGAAATGCAGAGCTCAATGTTTACTTGCTGACTGATAAAaactagaagaatgaaagaaGTACCATGAGACTCCAGTTTGTATGCCACGCAAAAGAAGCTAAAACATtgctctctatatatatatattttttctgtttgcgATAAGGCACAGAAAACACACTGGTGAGGAAGATTATACTGGGAACACCTTTGAGCGAAACAGGCTGCTGAAGGTTGAAAGCTATAGTAACTCATAGAGAAGAAATCAAGTGTTCTGCCAGCAACTCAGCTTGATGTCTGTCTAACCAGGATTCCCTCTACCATCCCTTATCTTCCAGAGAGTACTGCAAGGACAGGGAACTAGGACTTCCTGAATAAAACTGAGCTACGGAGGGCTAAAAGGAGGGCAGCG
This region of Ovis canadensis isolate MfBH-ARS-UI-01 breed Bighorn chromosome 3, ARS-UI_OviCan_v2, whole genome shotgun sequence genomic DNA includes:
- the PHC1 gene encoding polyhomeotic-like protein 1 isoform X3, which produces METESEQNSNSTNGSSGSGGSSRPQIAQMSLYERQAVQALQALQRQPNAAQYFHQFMLQQQLSNAQLHSLAAVQQATIAASRQASSPNTSTAQQQTTTTQASLGNLLQVNRTLGRNVPLASQLILMPNGAVAAVQQEAPSAQSPGVHTDADQVQNLAVRNQQASAQGPQMQGSAQKAIPPGASSVSSLSQASSQALAVAQASSGASGQSLNLSQAGGGSGTNIPGSMGPGGGGQAPGGLGQLPSSGMGGGGSCPRKGTGVVQPLPAAQAVTVSQGSQTEAESAAAKKAEADGTGQQSVGMNLTRTATPAPSQTLISSATYTQIQPHSLIQQQQQIHLQQKQVVIQQQIAIHHQQQFPHRQSQLLHTATHLQLAQQQQQQQQQQQATTLTAPQPPPGPPTQPVPPSPSQQPAQTLVVQPMLQSSPLSLPPDPAPKPPIPIQSKPPAAPLKPPQLGAAKMSAAQQPPPHIPVQVVGTRQPGTAQAQALGLAQLAAAVPTSRGMPGTVPPGQAHLASSPPSSQAPGALQECPPTLASGMTLAPVQGTAHVVKGGATTSSPVVAQVPAAFYMQSVHLPGKPQTLAVKRKAESEEERDDVSTLSSMIPAKTSPVVESPKAMEEKGGLGEKAEPVTSTNANTLSSDIVALAPAPSVPPPSLAMVSRQMGDSKPPQAIVKPQILTHIIEGFVIQEGAEPFPVGCSQLLKESEKPLQTGLTTGLNENQSGGPLGGDSPSAELDKKANLLKCEYCGKYAPAEQFRGSKRFCSMTCAKRYNVSCSHQFRLKRKKMKEFQEANYARVRRRGPRRGSSDIARAKIQGKRHRGQEDSSRGSDNSSYDEALSPTSPGPLSVRAGHGERDLGNPNTAPPTPELHGINPVFLSSNPSRWSVEEVYEFIASLQGCQEIAEEFRSQEIDGQALLLLKEEHLMSAMNIKLGPALKICAKINVLKET
- the PHC1 gene encoding polyhomeotic-like protein 1 isoform X5, translating into METESEQNSNSTNGSSGSGGSSRPQIAQMSLYERQAVQALQALQRQPNAAQYFHQFMLQQQLSNAQLHSLAAVQQATIAASRQASSPNTSTAQQQTTTTQASVQNLAVRNQQASAQGPQMQGSAQKAIPPGASSVSSLSQASSQALAVAQASSGASGQSLNLSQAGGGSGTNIPGSMGPGGGGQAPGGLGQLPSSGMGGGGSCPRKGTGVVQPLPAAQAVTVSQGSQTEAESAAAKKAEADGTGQQSVGMNLTRTATPAPSQTLISSATYTQIQPHSLIQQQQQIHLQQKQVVIQQQIAIHHQQQFPHRQSQLLHTATHLQLAQQQQQQQQQQQATTLTAPQPPPGPPTQPVPPSPSQQPAQTLVVQPMLQSSPLSLPPDPAPKPPIPIQSKPPAAPLKPPQLGAAKMSAAQQPPPHIPVQVVGTRQPGTAQAQALGLAQLAAAVPTSRGMPGTVPPGQAHLASSPPSSQAPGALQECPPTLASGMTLAPVQGTAHVVKGGATTSSPVVAQVPAAFYMQSVHLPGKPQTLAVKRKAESEEERDDVSTLSSMIPAKTSPVVESPKAMEEKGGLGEKAEPVTSTNANTLSSDIVALAPAPSVPPPSLAMVSRQMGDSKPPQAIVKPQILTHIIEGFVIQEGAEPFPVGCSQLLKESEKPLQTGLTTGLNENQSGGPLGGDSPSAELDKKANLLKCEYCGKYAPAEQFRGSKRFCSMTCAKRYNVSCSHQFRLKRKKMKEFQEANYARVRRRGPRRGSSDIARAKIQGKRHRGQEDSSRGSDNSSYDEALSPTSPGPLSVRAGHGERDLGNPNTAPPTPELHGINPVFLSSNPSRWSVEEVYEFIASLQGCQEIAEEFRSQEIDGQALLLLKEEHLMSAMNIKLGPALKICAKINVLKET
- the PHC1 gene encoding polyhomeotic-like protein 1 isoform X4; amino-acid sequence: METESEQNSNSTNGSSGSGGSSRPQIAQMSLYERQAVQALQALQRQPNAAQYFHQFMLQQQLSNAQLHSLAAVQQATIAASRQASSPNTSTAQQQTTTTQASVNRTLGRNVPLASQLILMPNGAVAAVQQEAPSAQSPGVHTDADQVQNLAVRNQQASAQGPQMQGSAQKAIPPGASSVSSLSQASSQALAVAQASSGASGQSLNLSQAGGGSGTNIPGSMGPGGGGQAPGGLGQLPSSGMGGGGSCPRKGTGVVQPLPAAQAVTVSQGSQTEAESAAAKKAEADGTGQQSVGMNLTRTATPAPSQTLISSATYTQIQPHSLIQQQQQIHLQQKQVVIQQQIAIHHQQQFPHRQSQLLHTATHLQLAQQQQQQQQQQQATTLTAPQPPPGPPTQPVPPSPSQQPAQTLVVQPMLQSSPLSLPPDPAPKPPIPIQSKPPAAPLKPPQLGAAKMSAAQQPPPHIPVQVVGTRQPGTAQAQALGLAQLAAAVPTSRGMPGTVPPGQAHLASSPPSSQAPGALQECPPTLASGMTLAPVQGTAHVVKGGATTSSPVVAQVPAAFYMQSVHLPGKPQTLAVKRKAESEEERDDVSTLSSMIPAKTSPVVESPKAMEEKGGLGEKAEPVTSTNANTLSSDIVALAPAPSVPPPSLAMVSRQMGDSKPPQAIVKPQILTHIIEGFVIQEGAEPFPVGCSQLLKESEKPLQTGLTTGLNENQSGGPLGGDSPSAELDKKANLLKCEYCGKYAPAEQFRGSKRFCSMTCAKRYNVSCSHQFRLKRKKMKEFQEANYARVRRRGPRRGSSDIARAKIQGKRHRGQEDSSRGSDNSSYDEALSPTSPGPLSVRAGHGERDLGNPNTAPPTPELHGINPVFLSSNPSRWSVEEVYEFIASLQGCQEIAEEFRSQEIDGQALLLLKEEHLMSAMNIKLGPALKICAKINVLKET